From the genome of Alosa sapidissima isolate fAloSap1 chromosome 14, fAloSap1.pri, whole genome shotgun sequence, one region includes:
- the clec3a gene encoding tetranectin-like protein isoform X1 — MMMACPKLLVLLLVVCTALLQHGDARPSRSRKAAPGRQRADEEDMKVQIDKLWLEVNSLKEMQALQTVCLRGIKAYRKCYLAIEEPKHYHEANEDCIAQGGTLAIPRDMQENNDLREYAKRSSPGAKDFWIGVTDIVKEGQYVDVNSMPVTFFNWDKSKKQPTGGKRVSCVTLSLAAQGRWHDEVCRSQKKYICEYLIP; from the exons ATGATGATGGCGTGCCCAAAGCTCCTGGTCCTCCTGCTCGTCGTCTGCACGGCCCTGCTTCAGCATGGGGACGCCAGGCCCTCCCGCTCCAGGAAAGCAGCCCCAGGTCGGCAGAGAg CAGATGAAGAAGATATGAAGGTGCAGATAGACAAGCTATGGCTAGAAGTCAACTCACTAAAGGAGATGCAGGCTCTACAGACAG TTTGTCTGCGTGGAATCAAAGCATACAGGAAATGTTACCTGGCTATTGAAGAGCCCAAACACTACCATGAGGCCAATGAAGACTGTATCGCTCAAGGTGGCACACTAGCTATCCCACGTGACATGCAAGAGAACAATGACCTGAGAGAATATGCCAAACGGAGCTCTCCGGGTGCCAAGGATTTCTGGATTGGTGTGACAGACATTGTTAAAGAGGGCCAGTATGTGGATGTTAACAGCATGCCAGTCACTTTCTTTAACTGGGACAAGTCCAAAAAACAACCCACAGGTGGCAAGAGAGTGAGCTGTGTCACTCTCTCCCTGGCTGCACAGGGCAGGTGGCATGATGAAGTCTGTCGCAGTCAGAAGAAATACATTTGTGAATACCTAATTCCTTAA
- the clec3a gene encoding tetranectin-like protein isoform X3, with protein sequence MMMACPKLLVLLLVVCTALLQHGDARPSRSRKAAPADEEDMKVQIDKLWLEVNSLKEMQALQTVCLRGIKAYRKCYLAIEEPKHYHEANEDCIAQGGTLAIPRDMQENNDLREYAKRSSPGAKDFWIGVTDIVKEGQYVDVNSMPVTFFNWDKSKKQPTGGKRVSCVTLSLAAQGRWHDEVCRSQKKYICEYLIP encoded by the exons ATGATGATGGCGTGCCCAAAGCTCCTGGTCCTCCTGCTCGTCGTCTGCACGGCCCTGCTTCAGCATGGGGACGCCAGGCCCTCCCGCTCCAGGAAAGCAGCCCCAG CAGATGAAGAAGATATGAAGGTGCAGATAGACAAGCTATGGCTAGAAGTCAACTCACTAAAGGAGATGCAGGCTCTACAGACAG TTTGTCTGCGTGGAATCAAAGCATACAGGAAATGTTACCTGGCTATTGAAGAGCCCAAACACTACCATGAGGCCAATGAAGACTGTATCGCTCAAGGTGGCACACTAGCTATCCCACGTGACATGCAAGAGAACAATGACCTGAGAGAATATGCCAAACGGAGCTCTCCGGGTGCCAAGGATTTCTGGATTGGTGTGACAGACATTGTTAAAGAGGGCCAGTATGTGGATGTTAACAGCATGCCAGTCACTTTCTTTAACTGGGACAAGTCCAAAAAACAACCCACAGGTGGCAAGAGAGTGAGCTGTGTCACTCTCTCCCTGGCTGCACAGGGCAGGTGGCATGATGAAGTCTGTCGCAGTCAGAAGAAATACATTTGTGAATACCTAATTCCTTAA
- the clec3a gene encoding tetranectin-like protein isoform X4 → MMMACPKLLVLLLVVCTALLQHGDARPSRSRKAAPDEEDMKVQIDKLWLEVNSLKEMQALQTVCLRGIKAYRKCYLAIEEPKHYHEANEDCIAQGGTLAIPRDMQENNDLREYAKRSSPGAKDFWIGVTDIVKEGQYVDVNSMPVTFFNWDKSKKQPTGGKRVSCVTLSLAAQGRWHDEVCRSQKKYICEYLIP, encoded by the exons ATGATGATGGCGTGCCCAAAGCTCCTGGTCCTCCTGCTCGTCGTCTGCACGGCCCTGCTTCAGCATGGGGACGCCAGGCCCTCCCGCTCCAGGAAAGCAGCCCCAG ATGAAGAAGATATGAAGGTGCAGATAGACAAGCTATGGCTAGAAGTCAACTCACTAAAGGAGATGCAGGCTCTACAGACAG TTTGTCTGCGTGGAATCAAAGCATACAGGAAATGTTACCTGGCTATTGAAGAGCCCAAACACTACCATGAGGCCAATGAAGACTGTATCGCTCAAGGTGGCACACTAGCTATCCCACGTGACATGCAAGAGAACAATGACCTGAGAGAATATGCCAAACGGAGCTCTCCGGGTGCCAAGGATTTCTGGATTGGTGTGACAGACATTGTTAAAGAGGGCCAGTATGTGGATGTTAACAGCATGCCAGTCACTTTCTTTAACTGGGACAAGTCCAAAAAACAACCCACAGGTGGCAAGAGAGTGAGCTGTGTCACTCTCTCCCTGGCTGCACAGGGCAGGTGGCATGATGAAGTCTGTCGCAGTCAGAAGAAATACATTTGTGAATACCTAATTCCTTAA
- the clec3a gene encoding tetranectin-like protein isoform X2 encodes MMMACPKLLVLLLVVCTALLQHGDARPSRSRKAAPGRQRDEEDMKVQIDKLWLEVNSLKEMQALQTVCLRGIKAYRKCYLAIEEPKHYHEANEDCIAQGGTLAIPRDMQENNDLREYAKRSSPGAKDFWIGVTDIVKEGQYVDVNSMPVTFFNWDKSKKQPTGGKRVSCVTLSLAAQGRWHDEVCRSQKKYICEYLIP; translated from the exons ATGATGATGGCGTGCCCAAAGCTCCTGGTCCTCCTGCTCGTCGTCTGCACGGCCCTGCTTCAGCATGGGGACGCCAGGCCCTCCCGCTCCAGGAAAGCAGCCCCAGGTCGGCAGAGAg ATGAAGAAGATATGAAGGTGCAGATAGACAAGCTATGGCTAGAAGTCAACTCACTAAAGGAGATGCAGGCTCTACAGACAG TTTGTCTGCGTGGAATCAAAGCATACAGGAAATGTTACCTGGCTATTGAAGAGCCCAAACACTACCATGAGGCCAATGAAGACTGTATCGCTCAAGGTGGCACACTAGCTATCCCACGTGACATGCAAGAGAACAATGACCTGAGAGAATATGCCAAACGGAGCTCTCCGGGTGCCAAGGATTTCTGGATTGGTGTGACAGACATTGTTAAAGAGGGCCAGTATGTGGATGTTAACAGCATGCCAGTCACTTTCTTTAACTGGGACAAGTCCAAAAAACAACCCACAGGTGGCAAGAGAGTGAGCTGTGTCACTCTCTCCCTGGCTGCACAGGGCAGGTGGCATGATGAAGTCTGTCGCAGTCAGAAGAAATACATTTGTGAATACCTAATTCCTTAA
- the clec3a gene encoding tetranectin-like protein isoform X5, translating into MMMACPKLLVLLLVVCTALLQHGDARPSRSRKAAPGRQRVCLRGIKAYRKCYLAIEEPKHYHEANEDCIAQGGTLAIPRDMQENNDLREYAKRSSPGAKDFWIGVTDIVKEGQYVDVNSMPVTFFNWDKSKKQPTGGKRVSCVTLSLAAQGRWHDEVCRSQKKYICEYLIP; encoded by the exons ATGATGATGGCGTGCCCAAAGCTCCTGGTCCTCCTGCTCGTCGTCTGCACGGCCCTGCTTCAGCATGGGGACGCCAGGCCCTCCCGCTCCAGGAAAGCAGCCCCAGGTCGGCAGAGAg TTTGTCTGCGTGGAATCAAAGCATACAGGAAATGTTACCTGGCTATTGAAGAGCCCAAACACTACCATGAGGCCAATGAAGACTGTATCGCTCAAGGTGGCACACTAGCTATCCCACGTGACATGCAAGAGAACAATGACCTGAGAGAATATGCCAAACGGAGCTCTCCGGGTGCCAAGGATTTCTGGATTGGTGTGACAGACATTGTTAAAGAGGGCCAGTATGTGGATGTTAACAGCATGCCAGTCACTTTCTTTAACTGGGACAAGTCCAAAAAACAACCCACAGGTGGCAAGAGAGTGAGCTGTGTCACTCTCTCCCTGGCTGCACAGGGCAGGTGGCATGATGAAGTCTGTCGCAGTCAGAAGAAATACATTTGTGAATACCTAATTCCTTAA